Proteins encoded by one window of Collimonas fungivorans:
- a CDS encoding L-rhamnose mutarotase, producing the protein MRYCLALDLKDDPGLIGRYETLHRRIWPEIADHLRRHGVLGMQIYRLGTRLVMLMETDDAVYSPERMANAARTDPKVQEWETLMWEFQAATPWTPAGEKWVAMAQIFDLKQQP; encoded by the coding sequence ATGCGTTACTGCCTGGCGCTAGACCTGAAGGACGATCCCGGCCTGATCGGCCGTTATGAAACCCTGCACCGCCGCATCTGGCCCGAGATCGCCGACCACCTGCGCAGGCATGGCGTGCTCGGCATGCAAATCTATCGGCTCGGCACGCGCCTGGTGATGCTGATGGAAACCGACGATGCGGTTTACAGCCCGGAGCGCATGGCGAACGCCGCGCGCACCGACCCCAAGGTGCAGGAATGGGAAACCCTGATGTGGGAGTTCCAGGCTGCTACGCCATGGACTCCGGCCGGAGAAAAATGGGTGGCGATGGCGCAGATCTTTGACCTGAAACAGCAGCCCTGA
- a CDS encoding SDR family oxidoreductase, which yields MRLQGKRILVTAAGQGIGRTSALVFAREGAQVLAADINPASLAETAAAANAAGHPIRTVQLDVTDAAAVSALAQAEQSFDVLFNCAGFVHHGSILDCSEQDWDFSWDINVSSMYRLIRALLPGMLAKGGGSIINMASAASSVKGVPNRFVYGTTKAAVIGLTKAVAADFVAKGIRCNAICPGTVESPSLRQRIAEQARQQDVDIAQIEAAFVARQPLGRIGKTEEIAALALYLASDESAFTTGAIHLIDGGWSN from the coding sequence ATGAGATTACAAGGAAAGCGCATTCTGGTGACTGCCGCGGGCCAGGGCATCGGCCGTACCAGCGCCCTGGTGTTTGCGCGCGAAGGAGCGCAGGTGCTGGCGGCCGACATCAACCCCGCTTCGTTGGCGGAAACGGCAGCCGCGGCAAACGCTGCCGGCCATCCGATCCGGACCGTGCAGCTCGATGTCACCGACGCCGCCGCGGTATCGGCGCTGGCGCAGGCGGAACAGAGTTTCGACGTGCTGTTCAATTGCGCCGGTTTTGTCCATCACGGCAGTATCCTCGATTGCAGCGAACAGGATTGGGATTTCTCATGGGATATCAACGTCTCTTCCATGTATCGCCTGATCCGCGCGCTGTTGCCGGGCATGCTGGCCAAGGGCGGCGGCTCCATCATCAACATGGCGTCGGCTGCTTCCAGCGTCAAAGGCGTGCCCAACCGTTTTGTCTACGGCACTACCAAGGCAGCCGTGATCGGCCTGACCAAGGCAGTTGCGGCGGACTTTGTCGCCAAAGGCATACGCTGCAATGCAATCTGTCCCGGCACGGTCGAATCGCCGTCGCTGCGGCAGCGGATTGCCGAACAGGCGCGCCAGCAAGACGTGGATATCGCCCAGATCGAGGCGGCGTTTGTCGCCCGCCAGCCGCTGGGGCGGATCGGCAAGACCGAGGAAATCGCGGCGCTGGCGCTGTACCTCGCTTCGGACGAATCGGCGTTTACCACCGGCGCGATCCATTTGATCGACGGCGGCTGGTCTAACTAG
- a CDS encoding FadR/GntR family transcriptional regulator, with the protein MPIQVIHNRRLYQQIADQLRDMIDRGEYGPGDNLPPERELAKQFGVSRTSVREALIALEVIGVVSVRVGNGVMVLPRTEEETARDNGSQAPALQQAAHRSGWEIDPELDLEINLGLDDEIPPFKLLQARRLVEPETAALAAVNASDEQLRNIAEAYARNVEDNRSGSHTHPGDRLFHIRIAEASGNPAYLLLVSHLLGRKYGMMFQRLQTLYSSKDMPNRSEHEHQLIMEALQARDAVAARRAMRAHMDSVVRIFSRSVPESRH; encoded by the coding sequence ATGCCCATACAAGTTATACATAATCGCCGCCTGTATCAACAAATCGCCGACCAGCTGCGCGACATGATCGACCGCGGCGAATACGGACCCGGCGACAACCTGCCGCCCGAACGCGAACTGGCCAAACAATTCGGCGTCAGCCGCACGTCGGTGCGCGAGGCCCTGATCGCGTTGGAGGTGATCGGCGTCGTCAGCGTCCGCGTCGGCAACGGCGTGATGGTGTTGCCGCGTACCGAAGAGGAAACCGCACGCGACAACGGCAGCCAGGCACCGGCCTTGCAGCAGGCGGCGCATCGCAGCGGCTGGGAAATCGATCCGGAACTGGACCTGGAAATCAACCTTGGGCTGGATGACGAAATCCCGCCGTTCAAGCTGCTGCAGGCAAGACGCCTGGTGGAGCCGGAGACGGCGGCGCTGGCGGCGGTAAATGCCAGCGATGAGCAGTTGCGCAATATCGCCGAAGCGTATGCGCGCAATGTCGAAGATAACCGCAGCGGCTCGCACACCCATCCGGGCGACCGCCTGTTCCATATCCGCATCGCCGAGGCCAGCGGCAACCCGGCTTACCTGTTGCTGGTCAGCCACCTGCTGGGACGCAAGTACGGCATGATGTTCCAGCGCCTGCAGACGCTGTACAGCTCGAAAGACATGCCGAACCGTTCGGAGCATGAGCACCAGCTGATCATGGAAGCGCTGCAGGCGCGCGATGCGGTGGCGGCGCGGCGCGCGATGCGTGCGCACATGGATTCCGTGGTGCGGATCTTTTCCCGTTCGGTGCCGGAATCCAGGCACTGA